The Nymphaea colorata isolate Beijing-Zhang1983 chromosome 11, ASM883128v2, whole genome shotgun sequence genome includes the window AGGCTTTCTCCAAACTACATTTTGCTACTTTAGTAACGCACACCATCAGAACAACTGAgagaaaatcaagttttctaAACTGATCAAGTTCAGATTCGTATGTCTGAGCCTCAATTTAGGAAACGATACAGTTAAAGCTAGTGCTCTTGAGAAGTTACCAGAAAGCACGATCCCAGATGCAAGTATTACCTGCATTAGTGTCAAAGGACACTCGTCAGCAAATTTATCTTTGTTGTTTACCGTAGTATTTGGATAATGAAACTCAGCctatataaatgagatttgtaAATTGATAAATATGGAAATAGAAGTGCAGACAGCCAAAAGTTTACCCACCTTGAATCAAGCAGCAATTAATAGCTGCTTTCCTCATCGGCGCAAAGTATAGTATCAGGTATGTTCACGTCATTTGTATGACATCTCACAAAACAGGTATAGAGCACAAAACAACGACGTTCAAAGGATTATAAATGCCAACAAAATGCATAAAGCCAGCCAAAATAGCAATCACTGATTACAAAAAGTCACCAATGTGATGCACTTTGACAGGACTATTATGGACAAGAACTCTTTAGGTTCTTAGAATATGCAGAGACCATGCCATAATCTTTCTATACAGAAAAAAAGAACCCAAGGCAAGGAAATTGGAACCTTCATATAAGATCCTTTTTCCAAAACtggaagatgaaaaaatctGTGATTCTTTAAAATGCAAGTAAATGGTTGTAAGACATGACATGCAAGACAAAGTCGCAGTCGATTTCACACAGGAAAAGCAAGCATTATAGCCTTACCCAACGCATAGTAGAAATTTGATTCCAATTATGTGTCGTATCAGATAGGTCCTTCAAAGTTGTGCCGACGTATACCAATGCCAAAGTTATAGGCTGCAGTGGAACCAAATTTGTAATCATCAGCCAtttcgaaaaaagaaaagctacaGAGCAGAAAGGGAAATAGTGATACTCAACGGTCGGAAACTCAGCAACCCATTATAGAACTCCGTGGCACAGTTTTCATCAAATCCATTGTAAAGTACAATTAGATGGAGAAAGCTTGAATCTTTCATCCAGTTGTTTTCCATGGTCAAACAAAAAGGGATTATCATCAGAATGTCTTTAACACGATTAAAGACCAAATAACTTCTGGTTTTTCGAGATGCTAAAATGGTAAAAAGAGAATAAGGGTACATAAATGTTACGCCAGGCTCTTAGGCATGACCAGACTCTAGACTTTGCACCTTGAGAACCTAGGCAGATCCATTAAATCGTTAACTACATAGAGAGAGAGTACCATCATTCCCAACCATGAAGCCATCATGTATTCCCCTGTGCTAACAGGAGTCATGGACAGCAGGTAGTTCAACATGTTAAATGGAAGCAAAGGGGCAAGCCGGAGCAGCAGTACTATCTGCaagaaaataattaacaaaCAAGATCAACATATAAATATAGGATCATTTCTGATCCATTAGATCTCACTGCCAGATAATTTCTGGTGTGAAGATGTGGCCTATTATCTTCCCCATATGCTCAAATGCAGAGAGTAAATTGATTATCAATGAAGGACGCAAGAAAGATGAGGCAACCAAAGATTCCACACAGAATATGATTAATGTTCACGTAAGTTTTTGAGAATAAAAACCTTGAAACCCGATCTCTGAATTGCGGTATCTATAGCCTGAAATTGCTGACAATCTTTCAGCTTTGATATGGCCAGTCGCCTTCCAATCTGCATAAGTACCAAATAGGCGATTAACCTtcaaggagagaaagagaaagcagaTTATCagtgtagaaacaaaatgtgcacgagagaagaagaaagcacacggatgtaacgtggaaaaccctcgactcgagggaagaaaaaccacgggtgaggaggtctggtgcccactagcctccagacactctctctcttcaacacttcattaacacaaagattagggtttacagaagtataagtagtcctaattaggacaaaccggatcgggtacggatccggacccgaacaacaaaacccgtcaacactccccctcaagttgggcatacatatcaaacatgcccaacttggatacatttctctcaaatggagttacacttaaggccttggttaggacatcagcagtttggtcttcagacttcatgtaaggtagcgttaattccttagcatcaattctttctctgatgaagtgacggtcgatctccacatgctttgttcgatcatgaagaaccgggttgttagccaagttaattgcagacttattatcacaatacatcctcataggcccttcaatctctattccaatatctgtcagtaagatcttcagccataacaattctgataccccagtagccacagccctatattcagcctctgcactcgagcgggaacacacatcttgtctcttgcttctccaaacaaccaaatttccccccaagtagacgcagtatcctgaagtagatcttctggtgtcaacacagcctgcccagtctgcatcagaatacccttcaacttcaatagatctttgttgcacatatagaagtccctttccgggattcttcttcaagtagcacaaaattctatctacagccttcaagtgcatatctgtaggtgcatgcatgaactggctcatcacatttacagcaaatgtgatatcaggtctagtcagagtgagataaatcagtttgccaactagacgttgatatctccctttagcttcttcacccaacagttctccatctttgctaccaagtttatgcccagcatctataggagtagaggctggtctgcatcccagttttcctgtctcctttagtagatccagggtatacttcctttgactaagtacaagagttgtacctgatctagcaatttcaatacccagaaaatacttcagcttaccaagatcttttagatcgaattcagtagatagtaaaccctttaatcttgctatctcttccttatcatcacctgtaacaatcatatcatcaacataaaccaatagtagagtaactttactctctcttctctttacaaacagggtatgatctccatttccttgtttgtagccatgtttcttcataacaagtctgagccgttcaaaccatgctcggggagactgtttcagcccatacaaagctttcttcaatttacaacattttccaggcttctcaaaacctggtggcatgcacatgtacacttcctcttcgagatctccattgagaaaggcattttttacatcaagttggcacatctcccaacccttcagcaccgccaatgaaataataactctaacagtcttcatctttgcaacaggagcaaacgtctctaagtagtcgatcccatatttctgactgaaccccttggccaccaatcgtgctttgtacctttcaatgctaccatctggtttgtacttaacagtgtagacccacttcgacccaaccaagtgggctgcttcaggaatatcaaccacctcccatgtctgatttctgtctaaagcttccatctcttctttcattgcatgagaccacttagtgtcaccctgagcctctgtagcattcctgggaatcacaaccacagccaaggaggatacaaaacatttatagtcagtgctcaatctagagtaagatacgaagttaccaatagggtgctgggtacatgacctgaccccctttctcaaggcaataggaagatcctccttttcttttccaacatcttgcttctgaacacgacttggatcatccaaggaagaagtaggattgggatttggtgtaacctcctcatcatcaatcaccttgtcagtacaagctcttctcctggaatacacctgtccaaacatacgattaccctcttgttctgtcaccaaaGGATGCTCTCCTgctttctcctgttcatgtacatcagtagtcgtcccctcttcatctttgccatcttcatctttgccaagcaccttggcaacaggattctcttcacgcctgtaatccataaagtctgtaaactgaatttcctgtgtgggagaatactcttccttagacattaatttctccccctgaagagaattctcaccaaaataggaaacatgttccaagaatgtgacatctttggtaatgtgaagacgaccagtggtaggatctagacatttataacctttttgagtggaagaatacccaagaaagacgcccttaatagatttgggatcaagtttttttacattggggctgtggttatgtatgaaacacacacatccaaagactcgaggaggaagatgaaaaggttgactactccctggaagcatagagtatggagtacgaccctttagcacacgagtgggcatgcgattaatcaagtagacactagtaaggattgcatcaccccaatagtattttgggagatgtctttggaacagtatggctcgggtgacattgagcaactgacgatttttcctctcagcaaccccattttgagggggggtataactacaggatgtctcatgaacaatccccctctttcgaaagaattcttcaacagtgagacacagatattcacgagcattatcagaccgaaaagtcttgacagaatgtccatattggttttccactaggaggatgaaagtttcaataatgtgaggcacctcactacgatctttcaacaaatacacaaaggtacatcttgaataatcatctataaaggttataaagtattgaaaaccaccacgagaatgaatgcccgaaggcccccacacatcagaatgaaccaaggagaaagctttattagaacgactatttgaaattggataagaagctctaacatgcttcgcaaactgacacacatcacatgataacatggaaatgtttaaactagaacatagttcagggaacaaatgttgcaaaatcccaaatgggagatgaccaaggcgttcatgccaaaacaaaaataactgacgacactcttcctccttcttctctgttctgctgactgctgacataagagctgtgacaacgcgtataggaagccgatacagcccatcagacaccaaaccaatcccaatcctcttccctgtcaccaagtcctgcaaaacacaacgtttttcagaaaatataagctcacacttcagttccttggtaatcttactaacagataacaaatttaagggaagatgaggaacatgtaaggcatcatgaactaaaaaattatttaacaaggaaagactccctttccctgccactgaagtaaaggaaccatcggcaagggacacacgttcctttcccgaggatagcttgtagtcatggaaaagcttggggttgccagtcatgtgatgagtggcaccgctgtcaacaatccattcacccatagaagaagtaccttctccccctgaaacagccaatgcctgattgatcttcacctcatctggtgtatctgcctgaccaacatcaatcttgctcaaatatgcttgtagctcacgaatctgctctgcagaaatagaacctttcccatcactcagacttgttgcagacgatacaggcttcttcccactcgaagacctccccctactatccttcttctctggatacaggtcccaacaaaaatccctagtatgaccaagttttttgcaatgagtacattttcgggaagaacgaggagttccaacaggggcacggctaacataggcagactgttcttccccctttcgtccactagagagcagccttctctgttcttcagcttcaacacgggaatagacatcttcaatactaaatgattcgtcagagttaagaatctgaccccttatattttcaaagtcatcattcagtccggataagaaaaggaataccctgttttcccatttatcagtcatgtactgcatctggtcgtgaggacacctccatggaatatcagagtgatagtcaaggtcctcccacttagattttaatgctgcataaaagtctgcaaccgagagagcaccttgtcgcagggaatacacatccttcataagttgatacacacgaactttccttttcttttggccatacatctgctccaaaataatccacatatcccttgcagtcttcttacgaagaatgaggggttggatatccggggacactgaattgacaatccaggttttgacctggttgtcttcaagaaaccatgtatcccaagccagactatctgcagcaggttcaacctttctcccattcacataggcaatgcgtcctcgcccagcaatccccatggtaatcgcagcagaccatcgggaatagttctccttggtaagttgaatggtggtaacctgaaccggtacatgatcagtccgcgcagacacaacatcaggcagagtagtgttgactgaagaagaagacgagtcagccatgatcacgaggtagaagtggctgccaaagaacacacacagcagcagtaaccgAGAGAAGAGGTGAGATGACGCAGTCGGGGATCAACGGCGGAAGTGGCGGGAGCTGCGGAAGCAGCAGGAcgcggcggaagcagagggccgCGCTTGGCAGCGCGCGCCGAGAAGAGGCGACggcgtcggacgtcggcgtcggtgGTCGGACGTCGGCGGCGGCAGAGGCGTCAGCAGAGACGTTGGCGTCGGCAGTCACGACACCAGCGACGCAGCAGCGGTCACAGCCACGGCGGGGCAGCGACGGAGGCAGTCACGCGGCCACGgtgcggcgacagcggcggTGGTCACGGTCACGGCCAGGACAGCGGTggcgcagcaagggcagcggcggcggtggtggtagcgacggcgacggtggtagcggcggcggcagtcagggtt containing:
- the LOC126410579 gene encoding uncharacterized protein LOC126410579, with the translated sequence MADSSSSSVNTTLPDVVSARTDHVPVQVTTIQLTKENYSRWSAAITMGIAGRGRIAYVNGRKVEPAADSLAWDTWFLEDNQVKTWIVNSVSPDIQPLILRKKTARDMWIILEQMYGQKKRKVRVYQLMKDVYSLRQGALSVADFYAALKSKWEDLDYHSDIPWRCPHDQMQYMTDKWENRVFLFLSGLNDDFENIRGQILNSDESFSIEDVYSRVEAEEQRRLLSSGRKGEEQSAYVSRAPVGTPRSSRKCTHCKKLGHTRDFCWDLYPEKKDSRGRSSSGKKPVSSATSLSDGKGSISAEQIRELQAYLSKIDVGQADTPDEVKINQALAVSGGEGLGDREEDWDWFGV